GCCGGGTTCTTTCAAGCTGGCCACCGCCATCGGCAACGGGTTGAGGCCCGCCGCCTGCAAGCGCTGGCAGAACACGTCAATAAAACCGGTATTGGCCGCCTGCAAGTGGGAGCGGTAGAACAGCACCGCTGCCACAGGATGATCGGCGTGCCAATCCGCTTGCCAGTCATTGAGACGGGCATTGGCTTTGTGCGGGTGATAAATAGCAGTGCGCGCCAAGGTTTGCGGCTCGGCCCACGCATAGTCGCGGTCCAGGTAAGCGCTGGCCAGGCAGCGATAAAAATCCAGCGCGTTGCCCAGGCCGCCCTGGCGCAGGAACTGCCACAGGCGGTCGCGCTGTTGGGCGTTAACCGTGCTCAGGCTGCTGAGTTCCGGGTCCGGGCGATCATCCCCCGGCACCAGGATCAGTTGCACGCCGCGCTCGGCCAATTCCACCAAGCGCTCGATGCCGTAGCGCCAGTAACCGATGCCACCGTGCAGGGAAATCAGGATGACCTTGGCATGGCGCAGTACCTCATCGACATACAGGTCGACCGAGGCGTGGTTCTGCACCTGCATCGGGTTGGCCAGGCGCAGGCTGGGGTAATCGTCGGGCAACTGCTGGGCCGCTTCGGCCAGCAGCGCCAGGCTGGAATCACCGCTGCACAGGATCACCAGTTCGGCGGGCGTTTGGCCAAGGTCGGCAATATTGTCGTCCGCGACGAAACCACCGGGCTGGGTCCTGAGCAGGTGCATGGGTTAAACGCTGAGCGCAGCGCGCAATTGCGCTTCAAGGCCCGCCGCGTCCAGGTCTTGGCCGATCAAAACCAGGCGCGTGATACGTGCTTCATCGGCCGTCCAGGCGCGGTCGAAGTGCTTGTCGAAACGCGTGCCCACGCCCTGGATCAACAGGCGCATCGGCTTGTTCGGGATCGCGGCGAAGCCTTTGACGCGCAGGATGCCGTGTTGCACCACCAGTTGGGTCAAGGCGTCGAGCAGCAGCGCTTCGTCGGCCTGAGGCAGGTCGATGGAGATCGAATCGAACGCGTCATGATCATGATCGTCTTCACCTTCGTGGTGATGGTCGTGGTGACTGTGGCGACCGTCGATGTGTTCTTCGGAGCCTGCGCCCAGGCCAATCAACACGTCCAGAGGCACACGACCGCTGCTGGCCTCGATGATTTTCACAGCAGGCGGCAGTTCTTCGGCGACTTCAAGGCGTACACGGGCCAGGTCTTCGGCGCTGATCAGGTCGGATTTATTGAGAATGACCAGGTCGGCGCTGGCCAGTTGGTCGGCGAACAGCTCGTGCAGCGGCGATTCGTGGTCCAGGTTCGGGTCGAGTTTGCGCTGAGCATCCACTTGATCGGGGAACGCGGCAAAGGTGCCGGCGGCCACGGCCGGGCTGTCGACCACGGTGATCACCGCGTCAACCGTGCAGGCGCTGCGGATTTCCGGCCACTGGAAGGCTTGCACCAGCGGTTTTGGCAGGGCCAGGCCCGAGGTTTCGATAAGGATATGGTCAAGGTCCCCGCGACGGGCGACCAGTTCGCGCATCACCGGGAAGAACTCTTCCTGCACGGTGCAGCACAGGCAGCCGTTGGCCAACTCGTACACGCGGCCGTTGGCTTCTTCTTCGGTGCAGCCGATGGAGCACTGCTTGAGGATTTCACCGTCAATGCCCAACTCGCCGAATTCGTTGACGATCACGGCAATGCGGCGGCCCTGGGCGTTATCGAGCATATGGCGCAGCAAGGTGGTTTTGCCCGAGCCAAGGAAGCCGGTGACGATAGTGACGGGGAGTTTGGCCAGTGTTTTCATCGGATGCCCTTTGGGGCGGGCATACGGGACGATAGGCCCTGCGGCATTGCGCAGAAGCGGATTTCGTCACCGGATCACCCCGCCCGGTTGAATTGGAAAATCAGTTGCGAGGCAGGTCTCCTGGCTTGGGGCTTGCGGGTCGTGAGACCGGCGCCGGCTGCGCCTTCCCGCCGTTTATGGCAGTGGCGTGGCAGTCGGATAAACCCTTCACAGTTGCGGGGGCAGCCGCGGCTTGAACCGCGTTCCCTTCTTAGCTTCGGCCTGAGCTGAAGAACCTCGAGGGTGCAAGGCTACGCAGTGAGTGAGAGCGGGTCAATGTCGAAACGGCCAGACCGCCCGCTTGAACACTATCCAGGGGTTGAAAACGGACGCCCATCATTAGGCGTTTGGTTCAGAACCTTTGATATCAGTGCAGACGGCAATAGTGAGCAACTTATGTAAAAGCTCGCCTTGAAGTCAGACTAATTATTTAGTCCATACGAATTGACGAAGCGCTGTAACTTAACGCAATCAGTTCCCAAATGAGTACAGGGAACAGAAATATCGAAAAACACCACCCATCCTCGGAGCAGCGTTGCCAATAGACGAAGTTCAACCCAGCATACCCAACTCGGACAAAAACACTATGGAATTTTCAATACGCACTCAAACTACTGCCCCCTCCCTTCGGCATCGATCGAAGTGACTGGCAACGTACACCCCAAGACTGATTCTCTGCCCCTCGCAGCGGCACAAAAAAAACCATCAGACATTACTTTTTTCGAGAACTACAGCAACCCGTTGCTGGCCAAAGAACTGTTGGACCATTTCCGCGACCTGGAAGGCCCGGACGGCAAGGCACGCAACAGCTTTCACTTGACCGACCTAAAAAAGATGGCGGCAGGCAAACTACACGACGGACGAGATGCCAAACAAGAGCAAATAGAGCTTGCGAAGGAGGTCATCAGCCGCCCAGACCTAATGACGTCACTCTTTACACACATCCGTGTAAAGCCCTACATCGAGGCAACCTGGAACAATGTCGCTATTATCGCTGGAGACTTCAAAAGTCTTAGCGATGGGTCTTTGCTGGGGCAAGTTAGAGTTTATTTTCGCGAGTTCGCCGAGGGTGCTAACGATGAATATGTAAACTTTAACGAACTGCGAGAGGCTGCACGCGAAATACGGAGCACTAGAGATTTCTCCTATAATGCAACAGCCG
The genomic region above belongs to Pseudomonas sp. S35 and contains:
- the cobW gene encoding cobalamin biosynthesis protein CobW produces the protein MKTLAKLPVTIVTGFLGSGKTTLLRHMLDNAQGRRIAVIVNEFGELGIDGEILKQCSIGCTEEEANGRVYELANGCLCCTVQEEFFPVMRELVARRGDLDHILIETSGLALPKPLVQAFQWPEIRSACTVDAVITVVDSPAVAAGTFAAFPDQVDAQRKLDPNLDHESPLHELFADQLASADLVILNKSDLISAEDLARVRLEVAEELPPAVKIIEASSGRVPLDVLIGLGAGSEEHIDGRHSHHDHHHEGEDDHDHDAFDSISIDLPQADEALLLDALTQLVVQHGILRVKGFAAIPNKPMRLLIQGVGTRFDKHFDRAWTADEARITRLVLIGQDLDAAGLEAQLRAALSV